One stretch of Cohnella algarum DNA includes these proteins:
- a CDS encoding SGNH/GDSL hydrolase family protein encodes MKLDKGDKLVMIGDSITDCERTKPVGEGLFNALGRGYAAYADGLLQAVYPELGIRVVNMGISGNTVRDLKARWQTDVLDLKPDWLSIMIGTNDVWRHFDTPTIKEWQVPEEEYAATLDELVARTKPHVKGIVLMTPFYLEPNRADAMRAKMDRYGGIVKETAERHGTLFVDTQAAFDAVLAHLYPATLAWDRVHPNVSGHMTLARSLLNALGFEWNPRGL; translated from the coding sequence ATGAAACTGGACAAAGGCGACAAGCTGGTCATGATCGGAGATTCGATCACGGACTGCGAACGGACGAAGCCGGTCGGAGAAGGGCTGTTCAATGCCCTCGGCAGGGGCTATGCCGCTTACGCGGACGGACTGCTTCAGGCCGTCTATCCGGAATTGGGAATTCGGGTCGTCAACATGGGAATCAGCGGGAACACGGTTCGCGATTTGAAGGCGCGGTGGCAAACCGACGTGCTCGATTTGAAGCCGGATTGGCTGTCGATCATGATCGGGACGAACGACGTGTGGAGACACTTCGATACGCCGACGATCAAGGAGTGGCAAGTGCCGGAGGAAGAGTATGCGGCGACGCTGGACGAGCTCGTGGCACGAACGAAGCCTCACGTCAAGGGGATCGTGCTGATGACCCCGTTTTATTTGGAGCCGAACCGCGCCGACGCGATGCGGGCCAAGATGGACCGCTACGGCGGCATCGTCAAGGAGACGGCGGAACGTCATGGAACGCTGTTCGTGGATACGCAGGCGGCATTCGACGCGGTTCTGGCTCATCTGTATCCGGCGACGCTGGCATGGGACCGCGTCCATCCGAACGTGAGCGGACATATGACGCTGGCGCGGTCTTTGCTGAACGCGCTCGGGTTCGAGTGGAATCCGCGTGGGCTCTGA
- the gndA gene encoding NADP-dependent phosphogluconate dehydrogenase produces the protein MSKAHIGVVGMAVMGRNLALNIESRGYTVAVYNRSRDKTDDLLATDGKGKNLVPAYSVEEFVASLEKPRKILIMVQAGAGTDATIASLTPHLDKGDIIIDGGNAYFPDTQRRSKELTEQGFNFIGTGVSGGEEGALKGPSIMPGGPEEAYKLVEPILTGISAKVNGDPCCTYIGPDGAGHYVKMVHNGIEYGDMQLICEAYQLLKDVLGLSTDELHEIFSEWNKGELDSYLIEITADIFSKKDPETGKPMVDVILDAAGQKGTGKWTSQSSLDLGVPLSIITESVFSRFLSAMKEERVAASKVLSGPQKPAFQGDKAAFIESVRKALYASKICSYAQGFAQMRAASEEYDWNLQYGNIAMIFRGGCIIRARFLQNIKDAYDRDPALKNLLLDEYFQNIVQNYQDAWRDVVGTAIRYGVPVPSFASALAYYDSYRSERLPANLLQAQRDYFGAHTFKRLDKEGVFHHNWMES, from the coding sequence ATGTCTAAAGCACACATCGGCGTCGTCGGCATGGCCGTCATGGGACGCAATCTTGCTCTGAACATTGAAAGCCGCGGCTACACCGTAGCGGTATATAACCGTTCCCGCGACAAGACGGACGATCTGCTCGCCACGGACGGCAAAGGGAAAAACCTGGTACCGGCTTATTCCGTCGAAGAGTTCGTGGCATCGCTTGAAAAGCCCCGCAAAATTTTGATCATGGTTCAAGCCGGCGCCGGCACGGACGCGACGATCGCGTCGCTTACGCCGCACCTCGACAAAGGCGATATCATCATCGACGGCGGCAACGCCTACTTTCCCGACACCCAGCGCCGCTCGAAGGAATTGACCGAGCAGGGCTTCAACTTTATCGGCACCGGCGTATCCGGCGGCGAGGAAGGCGCGCTGAAAGGCCCGTCCATCATGCCGGGCGGCCCCGAAGAAGCGTACAAGCTGGTCGAGCCGATCCTGACGGGCATTTCGGCGAAAGTGAACGGGGATCCTTGCTGCACGTATATCGGGCCGGACGGCGCGGGCCATTACGTCAAAATGGTCCACAACGGCATCGAGTACGGCGACATGCAGCTGATTTGCGAAGCGTACCAGCTGCTTAAAGACGTGCTCGGCTTGTCCACCGACGAGCTGCACGAAATTTTCTCCGAATGGAACAAAGGCGAGCTCGACAGCTACCTGATCGAGATTACCGCCGACATCTTCTCGAAAAAAGACCCGGAAACGGGCAAGCCGATGGTCGACGTCATCCTCGACGCCGCAGGCCAAAAAGGCACCGGCAAATGGACGAGCCAAAGCTCGCTCGACCTTGGCGTGCCGCTGTCGATCATTACGGAATCGGTATTTTCCCGCTTCCTGTCGGCGATGAAGGAAGAGCGCGTCGCCGCCAGCAAAGTGCTGAGCGGACCGCAAAAGCCGGCCTTCCAAGGCGACAAGGCCGCCTTCATCGAGAGCGTGCGCAAGGCGCTGTACGCCAGCAAAATCTGCTCCTACGCGCAAGGCTTCGCGCAAATGCGCGCGGCTTCCGAGGAGTACGACTGGAACCTGCAATACGGCAACATCGCGATGATTTTCCGCGGCGGCTGCATTATCCGCGCCCGTTTCCTGCAAAACATCAAGGATGCGTACGACCGCGATCCGGCGCTGAAAAACCTGCTGCTTGACGAATATTTCCAAAACATCGTCCAAAACTATCAGGACGCATGGCGCGACGTCGTCGGAACCGCCATCCGCTACGGCGTTCCGGTTCCATCGTTCGCGAGCGCTCTGGCCTACTACGACAGCTATCGGTCCGAACGGCTGCCGGCGAACCTGCTCCAGGCCCAGCGCGACTACTTCGGCGCCCATACGTTCAAGCGTCTGGACAAGGAAGGCGTCTTCCACCACAACTGGATGGAATCCTAA
- a CDS encoding shikimate kinase, with product MSERATPKNIILVGFMGTGKSTVSRLLAERLGWKRIDTDEEIVRQAGKAIPDIFAQNGETVFRDWESRVLNEVLGGSGHVVATGGGAVLREENRRRMLAGGWVVALAADRETLLKRVIEADPEGTGARPLLKGDAAERIDHLLRTRRHAYDFAHATVDTSGRSPLEVAELLVRWAL from the coding sequence TTGAGCGAGCGAGCGACACCGAAAAATATCATCCTGGTCGGATTTATGGGAACGGGAAAATCGACCGTAAGCCGGCTGCTCGCCGAGCGGCTCGGGTGGAAGCGGATCGATACGGACGAGGAGATCGTCCGGCAAGCGGGGAAGGCGATTCCCGACATCTTCGCGCAGAACGGGGAAACGGTCTTTCGCGATTGGGAAAGCCGCGTGCTGAACGAGGTGCTCGGCGGCAGCGGGCATGTCGTCGCGACGGGCGGCGGGGCCGTGCTCCGCGAGGAAAACCGGCGCCGCATGCTCGCCGGCGGCTGGGTCGTCGCCTTGGCGGCGGACCGGGAGACGCTGCTCAAGCGCGTCATCGAAGCCGACCCGGAAGGGACCGGAGCCAGGCCGCTGCTCAAGGGAGACGCGGCGGAGCGAATCGACCATCTGCTGCGCACGCGGCGCCATGCCTACGATTTCGCGCATGCGACGGTCGACACGTCCGGCCGGTCGCCTCTCGAGGTGGCCGAGCTGCTCGTTCGCTGGGCGTTATAG
- a CDS encoding rhodanese-like domain-containing protein, giving the protein MSEYATISVEQLKERLDAGENLHLIDVREDEEVAQGMIPGALHLPLGQVPQRLDEIPRDEEVIFICRSGYRSGQACEYLTSLGFKKPVNLLGGMLAWQQL; this is encoded by the coding sequence ATGAGCGAGTACGCGACGATTTCGGTCGAACAGCTGAAAGAGCGGCTCGACGCGGGCGAGAACCTGCATCTGATCGACGTCCGCGAAGACGAGGAAGTCGCCCAGGGCATGATTCCCGGCGCCCTTCACCTGCCGCTCGGCCAGGTGCCCCAGCGTCTTGACGAAATTCCGCGGGACGAGGAAGTCATTTTCATTTGTCGCAGCGGCTACCGCAGCGGGCAGGCCTGCGAATATTTGACCTCGCTCGGATTCAAGAAGCCGGTCAACCTGCTTGGCGGCATGCTGGCCTGGCAGCAGCTATAA
- the crcB gene encoding fluoride efflux transporter CrcB, with the protein MTVIVAIAVCGFFGAVSRHGLTLVLPNGGGSSFPWATLAINLSGSLLLGWLSGLALRKLVSPWWKEALGTGFLGAFTTFSAFNAQLWELWRHDAYAAAVLYAASSGIAGWLLASLGLKLGRGRER; encoded by the coding sequence ATGACCGTTATCGTTGCGATCGCGGTATGCGGATTTTTCGGGGCGGTTTCCCGGCACGGCTTGACGCTCGTCCTGCCGAACGGAGGAGGTTCGTCCTTTCCGTGGGCGACGCTGGCGATCAATTTGAGCGGCTCGCTGCTGCTCGGCTGGCTGTCGGGACTCGCGCTGCGCAAGCTGGTGTCGCCCTGGTGGAAGGAAGCGCTCGGCACCGGATTTCTCGGCGCTTTTACGACGTTCAGCGCGTTTAACGCCCAGCTGTGGGAGCTTTGGCGGCACGACGCATATGCTGCGGCCGTTCTTTACGCCGCATCGAGCGGCATCGCCGGCTGGCTGCTCGCTTCGCTCGGGCTGAAGCTCGGAAGGGGGCGGGAACGATGA
- a CDS encoding fluoride efflux transporter FluC: MNGWALACLVGVGGSIGAVARYGVGRWTAKRGGKPRSATLAVNLAGSLALGALVGANADERSEAAFAFAGTGIMGGLTTYSTLNAQKAELTRERQGRQLAVYVFASYAGGMAAFAAGWLLGRALLRN, encoded by the coding sequence ATGAACGGGTGGGCGCTTGCCTGTCTCGTCGGCGTCGGCGGTTCGATCGGCGCGGTGGCCAGGTACGGGGTCGGCCGCTGGACCGCGAAGCGGGGAGGCAAGCCGCGCAGCGCGACGCTCGCCGTCAATCTGGCCGGGTCGCTCGCGCTCGGCGCGCTGGTCGGCGCGAACGCCGACGAACGCAGCGAAGCGGCGTTCGCGTTCGCGGGAACCGGCATCATGGGCGGGCTCACGACGTATTCGACGCTAAACGCGCAAAAAGCGGAGCTGACCCGCGAGCGCCAAGGGCGGCAGCTGGCCGTCTATGTATTTGCTTCCTACGCGGGAGGCATGGCGGCTTTCGCCGCCGGCTGGCTGCTGGGCCGGGCGCTGCTGCGCAACTGA
- the aroA gene encoding 3-phosphoshikimate 1-carboxyvinyltransferase has product MDMIVTPTGKLQGEIQALSSKNYTTRYLLVAALAEGTSTIRFPAHSEDSDAMRRCIRDLGAVLEEDDEKIVIKGFGRFPFPAKSLNVGNAGAVLRFLMSVAALLPEVTFVNAYPQSLGKRPHDDLIAALQSMGVEVEHQSGKLPITIRGGKPRGGKIQVSGSVSSQYLSSLLFLAPLLEEDSEIEVLHDLKSKVVVGQTLEVMREAGIVAEASDDLMRFRVPGRQRYLAQTYTVQGDYPGSAAILAAAAVTESDVTVHRLLENSKQGERAVVDVLRSMRVPLTHENGIVRVKGTGKLAAGEFDGDEFTDGVLAMVAAAVFAEGTSRFYNVENLRYKECDRITDYLTELRKAGANVEEKRDEIIVHGRPEGVEGGVTIDAHFDHRVIMALSIVGLRSKRPIRISDAHHVAKSYPNYFDHLASLGAKVEWVKE; this is encoded by the coding sequence ATGGATATGATCGTCACTCCCACGGGAAAACTGCAAGGCGAAATACAGGCTCTTTCCTCCAAAAACTACACGACCCGCTATTTGCTCGTCGCGGCTTTGGCGGAAGGAACGAGCACGATCCGGTTCCCCGCCCACAGCGAGGACAGCGACGCGATGCGCCGCTGCATCCGCGATCTCGGCGCCGTCCTCGAGGAAGACGACGAGAAAATCGTCATTAAGGGGTTCGGGCGCTTCCCGTTCCCGGCGAAGTCGCTTAACGTCGGCAACGCGGGAGCGGTGCTGCGCTTTCTCATGTCCGTCGCCGCCTTGCTGCCGGAGGTGACGTTCGTCAACGCCTACCCGCAGTCTCTTGGCAAACGTCCCCACGACGATCTGATCGCCGCGCTGCAAAGCATGGGCGTCGAGGTGGAGCACCAGAGCGGGAAGCTGCCGATCACGATCCGCGGCGGAAAGCCGCGCGGCGGCAAAATCCAGGTTTCCGGAAGCGTGAGTTCCCAATACTTAAGCTCGCTGCTGTTTTTGGCGCCGCTGCTCGAAGAGGACAGCGAAATCGAAGTGCTTCACGATCTCAAGTCCAAGGTCGTCGTCGGCCAAACGCTGGAGGTGATGCGGGAAGCGGGAATCGTCGCGGAGGCGTCGGACGACCTGATGCGCTTCCGCGTTCCCGGACGCCAGCGGTATCTCGCGCAAACGTATACCGTGCAGGGCGATTATCCCGGCTCGGCGGCGATTTTGGCCGCCGCCGCGGTGACGGAGTCGGACGTGACCGTTCACCGGCTGCTGGAAAACAGCAAGCAGGGCGAGCGAGCGGTCGTCGACGTTCTGCGCAGCATGCGGGTGCCTCTGACGCATGAAAACGGAATCGTGCGAGTAAAGGGCACCGGCAAGCTTGCGGCCGGGGAATTCGACGGCGACGAGTTTACGGACGGAGTGCTGGCGATGGTCGCCGCCGCGGTGTTCGCCGAAGGCACGTCGCGCTTTTACAACGTGGAGAATTTGCGCTACAAGGAGTGCGACCGCATAACCGATTATTTGACGGAGCTCCGCAAAGCGGGCGCGAACGTCGAGGAGAAGCGGGACGAAATCATCGTTCACGGCCGTCCCGAAGGCGTGGAAGGGGGCGTGACGATCGATGCGCACTTCGATCATCGCGTCATTATGGCGCTGTCGATCGTGGGTCTCCGGTCGAAACGGCCGATCCGGATATCGGACGCGCATCATGTGGCCAAAAGCTACCCAAACTATTTCGATCATTTGGCCTCGCTTGGCGCGAAGGTCGAGTGGGTAAAGGAATAA
- a CDS encoding CoA-binding protein, with protein MAFENPPRERIKEILEGAGNIAVVGLSDDPEKTSHQVSAAMQAKGYRIIPVNPNAERILGETCYASLKDIPEPVDIVNVFRRPEHTPAVAADAAAIGAKVLWLQLGIANDEAAEIARKGGLEVIMDRCIKVEDSILLPGGRAGR; from the coding sequence ATGGCATTCGAAAATCCGCCGCGCGAGCGGATCAAGGAAATTTTGGAGGGCGCGGGCAACATCGCCGTCGTCGGGTTATCCGACGATCCCGAAAAAACGTCGCATCAGGTGTCGGCGGCGATGCAGGCGAAAGGATACCGGATTATTCCGGTCAATCCGAACGCGGAGCGCATTTTGGGCGAAACGTGCTACGCGAGCTTGAAGGACATTCCCGAGCCGGTCGACATCGTCAACGTTTTCCGCCGGCCGGAGCATACGCCCGCCGTTGCCGCGGACGCGGCCGCGATCGGGGCGAAGGTGCTGTGGCTGCAGCTCGGCATCGCCAACGACGAAGCGGCGGAGATCGCCCGCAAAGGCGGTCTGGAAGTCATTATGGACCGCTGCATCAAGGTCGAGGATTCGATTTTGCTTCCGGGCGGCAGAGCGGGACGTTAA
- a CDS encoding class I SAM-dependent methyltransferase, whose product MYEHVKKLFDLGADGYDWQRRSLIPDFDQFYGMAVSLIRPERAAPSILDLGAGTGLLTSFVAAACPQAKLTLIDFSEKMLDQARKRFERHPAEVRFITGDYAEREFPETYDYVVSSLSIHHLEHADKQKLFKKIYRMIRPGGAFINADQAAGETPFFEAFNLREWEREVAATGLPPELIEASKERRKQDRNATVSDQLRWLREAGFADADSVYKRLGFAVFYAPKAK is encoded by the coding sequence ATGTACGAACACGTTAAAAAATTGTTCGACCTCGGAGCGGACGGCTACGATTGGCAGCGCAGAAGCCTTATACCCGACTTCGACCAGTTTTACGGGATGGCCGTGTCGCTCATCCGGCCGGAGCGCGCCGCTCCGTCCATCCTCGATTTGGGCGCCGGCACGGGGCTTCTGACGTCGTTTGTCGCCGCGGCCTGCCCGCAGGCGAAGCTGACGCTGATCGATTTCAGCGAAAAAATGCTCGATCAGGCGCGAAAGCGGTTCGAGCGCCACCCCGCCGAAGTCCGGTTCATAACGGGCGACTACGCCGAGCGCGAATTTCCGGAAACGTACGATTACGTCGTTTCGTCGCTGTCGATTCACCATCTCGAGCATGCGGACAAGCAAAAGCTGTTCAAAAAGATTTACCGCATGATCCGTCCTGGAGGCGCATTCATCAACGCGGATCAGGCCGCGGGGGAAACGCCCTTCTTCGAGGCCTTCAATTTGCGGGAATGGGAGCGGGAAGTCGCCGCGACGGGATTGCCGCCGGAACTGATCGAGGCGTCCAAGGAACGGAGGAAGCAGGACCGCAACGCGACCGTCTCCGACCAGCTGCGCTGGCTGCGGGAAGCGGGCTTCGCGGATGCGGACAGCGTGTACAAGCGGCTCGGGTTTGCGGTTTTTTACGCCCCGAAAGCGAAATGA
- the ptsP gene encoding phosphoenolpyruvate--protein phosphotransferase, with the protein MIQGLGASEGIAIGKAFVLPNWEWELPEQKIDVSDLAAEFDRLYEGVKRSKSEIYQIKTEMDEAVGPEEISIFDAHLAILDDPVFMNEIKGIIQRQYKAAEVAVKEAIDHFVTMFDLLDDEYMKERALDIKDVGNRLLKHLLGVPEIALPSDTQPFVLVVRELTPSQLIHLKPDVVLGIVTMVGSPSSHAAIMARAFGIPLVMGIEGKTKEPIATGDLLIIDGGTGQLHVNPKSDTLQRYTELRRLHLETRVRLQALASIPPVTPDGIALELAANISSVKELDAALGSGADGVGLFRTEFLYMDRSRFPTEEEQFEVYRSAAERLNGKPLVIRTLDIGGDKHLDYHEMPEEDNPFLGYRAIRFSLDRKDLFKVQLRAILRAAVHGEVQVMYPLIATLEEVRAANALLAEAAGELAAEGVPYRDVPAGVMIEVPAAVVIAELLAEEVSFFSIGTNDLVQFTLAVDRMNEQISHLYEPYHPAVLRMLRTVSEAANRRGIPVRVCGELAGDVRAMPLWLGLGIHELSLSAQAILPVKETLLRTKAQDCLGLVGELFRCGTAREIRERLERFHAEIALAGGNVKPGVN; encoded by the coding sequence ATGATACAGGGATTGGGAGCCTCGGAAGGGATCGCGATCGGCAAGGCGTTCGTCTTGCCCAATTGGGAATGGGAGCTGCCGGAGCAGAAAATCGACGTCAGCGATTTGGCCGCCGAATTCGACCGCCTGTACGAAGGCGTGAAACGGTCCAAATCGGAGATCTACCAGATCAAGACGGAGATGGACGAAGCCGTCGGCCCCGAAGAGATCAGCATTTTCGACGCTCATTTGGCCATCCTCGACGATCCTGTGTTCATGAACGAAATCAAGGGCATCATCCAGCGGCAGTACAAGGCCGCCGAGGTGGCGGTGAAGGAAGCGATCGATCATTTCGTCACGATGTTCGATTTGCTCGACGACGAATATATGAAAGAGCGGGCGCTCGACATTAAAGATGTCGGCAATCGCCTGCTGAAGCATCTGCTCGGCGTTCCGGAAATCGCGCTGCCGTCGGACACGCAGCCGTTCGTGCTTGTCGTCCGGGAGTTGACGCCTTCGCAGCTCATTCACCTGAAGCCGGATGTCGTGCTCGGCATCGTGACGATGGTCGGCAGTCCGTCTTCGCATGCCGCCATCATGGCGCGGGCGTTCGGCATTCCGCTCGTGATGGGAATCGAAGGGAAGACGAAGGAGCCGATCGCGACGGGCGATTTACTGATTATCGACGGGGGAACCGGCCAGCTGCACGTAAACCCGAAGTCCGACACGCTGCAGCGCTACACGGAGCTGCGCAGGCTGCATCTGGAAACGCGGGTGCGGCTGCAGGCGCTCGCGTCGATCCCGCCGGTCACGCCGGACGGCATCGCGCTCGAACTGGCCGCGAACATCAGCAGCGTCAAGGAGCTCGACGCGGCTTTGGGGAGCGGCGCGGACGGAGTCGGCCTGTTCCGGACGGAATTTCTGTACATGGACCGCAGCCGGTTTCCGACGGAGGAGGAGCAGTTCGAAGTGTACCGGTCCGCGGCGGAACGGCTGAACGGCAAGCCGCTCGTCATTCGGACGCTGGACATCGGCGGAGACAAACATTTGGACTACCATGAAATGCCGGAGGAAGACAACCCGTTCCTGGGCTACCGGGCGATCCGGTTCAGCCTGGACCGGAAAGACCTGTTCAAGGTGCAGCTTCGGGCGATTCTCCGGGCGGCGGTTCACGGCGAGGTTCAGGTGATGTACCCGTTGATCGCGACGCTGGAGGAAGTTCGCGCGGCCAACGCTTTGCTTGCGGAAGCGGCCGGCGAGCTGGCCGCCGAAGGCGTGCCGTACCGCGACGTGCCCGCGGGCGTCATGATCGAGGTGCCGGCGGCGGTCGTCATCGCCGAGCTGCTGGCGGAGGAAGTGAGCTTTTTCAGCATCGGGACGAACGATCTCGTGCAGTTCACGCTGGCGGTCGACCGGATGAACGAGCAGATCAGCCATCTGTACGAGCCGTATCATCCGGCGGTCCTGCGGATGCTGCGGACGGTGAGCGAAGCCGCGAACCGGCGGGGAATCCCCGTCCGGGTGTGCGGGGAGCTCGCCGGCGACGTGCGGGCGATGCCGCTTTGGCTCGGTCTCGGCATCCATGAGCTCAGCTTGTCGGCGCAGGCGATTTTGCCGGTCAAGGAGACGCTGCTGCGCACGAAAGCCCAGGACTGCCTCGGGCTCGTCGGCGAATTGTTCCGCTGCGGCACGGCCCGGGAAATCCGGGAACGCCTGGAGCGTTTCCATGCGGAAATCGCGCTGGCGGGAGGGAATGTCAAGCCGGGAGTGAACTGA